The following coding sequences lie in one Deltaproteobacteria bacterium genomic window:
- a CDS encoding ABC transporter ATP-binding protein: MKPVIEVKNLKTHFDTPFGTARAVDGVSFDIAKGETFAIVGESGCGKSMTALSIIQLVPEPSGKIAEGEILLNGKEITRLTEAEKRDIRGASISMIFQEPMTSLNPVFTIGEQIAEAIRLHQGKNKDEARKIAIEMLGKVRMRNPDTLYNEYPHRLSGGMRQRVMIAMALSCRPDLLIADEPTTALDVTIQEEILKLIAELKKELGMAVLLITHNMALVKQNAARVAVMYAGKIVELAPVENVFKRPLHPYTVKLLNSMPAAVKRGKALDTIPGTVPASTDYGAGCRFAGRCDKEMAGCRAAEPLLLEVEAGHTAACHLFDKEFMASDKARPVGVTEKTEPPKPAAAATSKETILDIQGLKQHFPIKKGFLKRTKGHVKAVDGIDISVRKGSTLALVGESGCGKTTAGKSILRLIEPTGGKILFGNTDISALAKNELRNFRSKIQIIFQDPYSSLNPRMTAGDIIAEGIRSLKPGLSNDETERKIDSVLSLVGLTADAKGRYPHEFSGGQRQRIGIARVLAVDPEFIICDEATSALDVSVQAQILNLLKSIQRELGISFLFITHDLGVVEYIADEVAIMQDGRIVEHGTVEEIFSSPQNEYTKKLLAAVPRL, encoded by the coding sequence ATGAAGCCTGTCATAGAAGTAAAAAACCTAAAGACCCACTTTGACACGCCCTTTGGCACTGCGCGGGCCGTTGACGGCGTGTCCTTCGATATTGCAAAGGGCGAGACCTTCGCAATCGTCGGAGAGTCCGGGTGCGGAAAGTCCATGACAGCCCTCTCTATAATACAGCTCGTGCCAGAGCCGTCCGGAAAGATAGCCGAAGGCGAGATACTCTTAAACGGCAAGGAAATAACAAGGCTTACAGAGGCTGAAAAACGGGATATCCGCGGCGCGTCAATTTCCATGATATTCCAGGAGCCGATGACGTCCTTGAACCCGGTGTTCACGATAGGCGAGCAGATAGCCGAGGCAATCAGGCTGCATCAGGGGAAAAACAAGGATGAGGCGCGTAAAATCGCAATCGAGATGCTCGGGAAGGTCAGGATGCGCAACCCCGACACCTTGTATAATGAATACCCGCACCGCTTATCCGGCGGCATGCGCCAGCGCGTGATGATTGCCATGGCGCTAAGCTGCCGGCCGGATCTGCTCATCGCCGACGAACCAACGACCGCGCTCGACGTCACCATACAGGAGGAAATACTAAAGCTCATCGCCGAGCTAAAGAAAGAGCTTGGCATGGCAGTGCTCCTTATAACGCACAACATGGCGCTTGTTAAACAGAACGCCGCACGCGTTGCGGTGATGTACGCAGGGAAAATAGTGGAACTCGCACCAGTCGAGAATGTGTTCAAAAGGCCGCTTCATCCGTATACAGTAAAGCTTCTTAACTCCATGCCTGCTGCCGTGAAGCGCGGCAAAGCGCTCGACACAATACCCGGCACAGTGCCCGCGTCGACCGATTACGGAGCAGGCTGCCGATTTGCCGGCAGATGCGATAAGGAAATGGCCGGGTGCAGGGCAGCTGAGCCCCTGCTGCTGGAAGTAGAGGCAGGACATACGGCAGCTTGCCATCTTTTTGATAAGGAATTCATGGCATCGGATAAAGCGCGGCCTGTTGGCGTAACGGAGAAGACGGAACCCCCAAAGCCAGCGGCAGCGGCAACTTCAAAGGAGACGATACTCGACATACAGGGGCTTAAACAGCACTTCCCTATTAAAAAGGGCTTTCTTAAGCGCACAAAGGGCCACGTAAAGGCGGTTGACGGCATAGATATAAGCGTAAGAAAGGGCTCGACCCTTGCGCTTGTGGGAGAGTCCGGGTGCGGAAAGACAACTGCCGGGAAATCCATACTAAGGCTAATCGAGCCCACGGGCGGAAAAATACTTTTTGGCAATACGGATATCTCGGCGCTCGCTAAGAACGAACTTCGAAACTTCAGGAGCAAGATACAAATCATATTCCAGGACCCGTACTCGTCGCTTAACCCGAGGATGACAGCCGGAGATATCATTGCAGAAGGCATACGAAGCCTTAAGCCCGGGCTTTCGAATGACGAGACAGAGCGGAAAATAGATTCGGTACTATCGCTTGTGGGTTTGACAGCAGATGCAAAGGGCCGCTATCCGCACGAGTTCTCCGGCGGTCAGAGGCAGCGCATAGGGATAGCACGGGTTCTGGCAGTTGACCCGGAGTTCATCATCTGCGACGAGGCAACAAGCGCCCTGGATGTTTCGGTGCAGGCGCAAATACTAAACCTTCTAAAATCCATACAGAGGGAGCTTGGAATATCGTTTCTCTTCATAACGCACGACTTGGGGGTTGTCGAGTATATTGCCGACGAGGTGGCGATTATGCAGGACGGACGTATTGTTGAACACGGGACGGTGGAGGAGATTTTCTCGTCTCCTCAAAATGAGTATACGAAGAAGCTGCTTGCAGCGGTGCCGAGGCTATAG
- a CDS encoding ABC transporter permease, with amino-acid sequence MPTILITDILIYALAAAVIYFAISARRGTGLAASVWGHVRKDRFAMIALAVLAAYALIALADSIRWRSRVENTDAAKGALHSAEALSILDRVFTGLRTNTEKTFSAPLAGKSFAKESMTLADGRTVRDYPALKHPGSHLLGTDKVGTDVLYMALKGVRTGVVIGTGATLLMVPFALLFGVLAGYFGGITDDLIQYVYTTLASIPSILLIVAFMLLFGTKGYQGGLVTEDEISLGVFVFNDRLFWLCVIMGITSWTDLCRLIRGETLKLRELEYVQAARAFSVSNAGIIARHLIPNVLHLVLITFVLQFSGLVLAEAVLSYIGIGVGPETGSWGNMINTARLELSREPVVWWNLLAAFAFMFALVLPANVFADSVRDSLDPKLRQGRGK; translated from the coding sequence ATGCCGACGATCCTTATAACCGACATATTGATTTACGCGCTCGCGGCAGCTGTCATTTACTTCGCCATTTCGGCACGGCGGGGCACGGGGCTTGCGGCCTCTGTGTGGGGCCACGTGAGAAAAGACCGCTTTGCAATGATTGCCCTTGCCGTACTGGCAGCGTATGCCCTGATAGCGCTTGCCGACTCTATCCGCTGGAGAAGCCGCGTTGAAAATACCGATGCCGCAAAAGGCGCGCTGCACTCGGCAGAGGCGCTCTCGATTCTGGACAGGGTGTTTACAGGGCTTAGAACCAACACGGAAAAGACCTTCTCCGCTCCGCTTGCCGGAAAATCGTTTGCAAAGGAGAGCATGACTCTCGCGGACGGAAGAACTGTCAGGGATTATCCGGCTCTAAAGCACCCGGGCTCGCACCTGCTTGGCACTGACAAGGTCGGCACGGACGTGCTCTACATGGCGCTAAAGGGAGTAAGAACAGGCGTTGTCATCGGCACAGGAGCAACACTTCTCATGGTGCCATTCGCGCTCTTATTTGGCGTTCTCGCCGGGTATTTTGGCGGCATAACAGACGACCTTATACAATACGTCTACACCACCCTTGCATCCATACCTTCGATACTCTTAATCGTCGCCTTCATGCTTCTCTTCGGCACAAAGGGCTACCAGGGCGGGCTTGTAACAGAGGACGAAATATCGCTTGGCGTGTTCGTCTTTAACGACCGCCTTTTCTGGCTCTGCGTCATCATGGGAATAACCTCATGGACAGACCTCTGCCGCCTTATACGCGGCGAGACGCTCAAACTAAGGGAACTCGAATACGTGCAGGCAGCGCGCGCCTTCTCCGTATCCAACGCAGGAATAATCGCAAGGCACCTTATACCAAACGTGCTGCACCTTGTGCTCATAACATTCGTTTTGCAGTTTAGCGGACTTGTATTGGCAGAGGCAGTGCTTAGCTACATAGGCATTGGTGTCGGCCCGGAAACAGGCAGCTGGGGTAACATGATAAACACAGCCAGGCTCGAGCTATCGAGGGAGCCCGTTGTCTGGTGGAACCTCCTTGCTGCATTCGCATTCATGTTCGCGCTTGTGCTTCCGGCAAACGTGTTTGCGGATAGCGTACGTGATTCGCTGGACCCGAAACTTAGACAAGGCAGAGGAAAATGA
- a CDS encoding ABC transporter permease, translating to MLKYILRRLAYAVPIIIGVNVITALLFFYINTPDDIARRMLGEKNVTPELVDNWKKERGYDLPLFLNTKESGLSVLTQTIFVQRSAPLLWLDFGRSDRNNVAIGEEIRTRMWPSLAIAVPTFILAILIELTLAMIIAFMRSTYIDRWGVVVCVAAMSISTLFYIIGGQYMFGKILKLVPISGYDSGMHALKFVLLPVIVGVVGAVGVSVRFYRTVFLEELGKDFVRTARAKGLSETAVLFKHTLKNAMIPVLTNVVVSLPFLFYGSLIMENFFAIPGLGSFMIDAINAQDFAIVRSMVYLGSLLYITGLILTDISYTLVDPRVRLE from the coding sequence ATGCTAAAATACATACTTAGAAGGCTCGCATACGCAGTGCCCATCATAATCGGGGTTAACGTCATAACCGCGCTTTTATTTTTCTACATCAACACCCCTGACGACATCGCGCGCCGCATGCTTGGCGAGAAAAACGTTACGCCGGAATTAGTCGACAACTGGAAAAAAGAGCGCGGCTACGACCTGCCGCTCTTCTTGAACACGAAGGAAAGCGGGCTTTCCGTTCTCACGCAAACCATATTCGTGCAGCGCTCGGCGCCGTTACTCTGGCTTGATTTCGGCAGGTCGGATAGAAACAACGTCGCAATCGGCGAGGAAATAAGAACGCGCATGTGGCCAAGCCTCGCAATCGCAGTGCCGACATTCATCCTTGCCATACTCATAGAACTAACCCTTGCCATGATAATCGCCTTCATGCGCTCAACCTACATAGACAGATGGGGTGTTGTCGTGTGCGTTGCCGCAATGAGCATCTCAACCCTCTTCTACATCATCGGCGGGCAATACATGTTTGGTAAAATTCTAAAGCTCGTGCCCATCTCCGGCTACGACTCGGGCATGCACGCTCTGAAGTTCGTGCTCCTTCCGGTCATCGTGGGTGTGGTCGGCGCCGTAGGAGTCAGCGTACGCTTCTACAGAACAGTATTTCTCGAAGAGCTCGGAAAGGACTTCGTGCGCACTGCGAGAGCAAAGGGGCTTTCCGAAACAGCCGTGCTTTTTAAGCACACTTTAAAGAACGCGATGATACCGGTGCTTACTAACGTCGTCGTCTCTCTTCCCTTCCTCTTCTACGGAAGCCTCATCATGGAGAACTTCTTCGCGATACCAGGGCTTGGAAGCTTCATGATAGACGCAATCAACGCCCAGGACTTCGCGATAGTAAGGAGCATGGTGTATCTGGGCTCGCTTCTCTACATAACAGGCCTGATACTGACCGATATAAGCTACACGCTCGTCGACCCGAGGGTGAGGCTCGAATAA
- a CDS encoding ABC transporter substrate-binding protein — protein MRISSKIRLIIIIASFAALNSCTPNNPYRSEEKHENTLYSTFDEVPKHMDPARSYSENEYAIIAQIYEPPLEYHYLKRPYELIPLTLTKLPEPAYYDKAGKRLGSNATPEAVARAEYDLIIKKGLMYQDHPALAKNADSTPVYANIKASELRGINGPDDFKLKATRELTADDYIYAVMRLADPKIGSPIAPILSQYILGFDEFSASVGKEIKAIREERKKAAGATYNRTEDEKKNPIRIDYSKHEFKGLKKTGTHSFKIILKRKYPQFSYWLAMPFFAPMPKEADVFYNQPALADKNITLDRFPIGTGPYFMKTLNPRKEIVLEKNPHYSNGFYPTEGEAGDKEAGLLKDAGKPLPLVSKIVMKLEIEAIPRWNKFLQGYYDLSGITSDSFDAAVAFGGKGVVEPSDEMKKKGIALVTLVKPSSYFHIFNMNDKTVGGYSEEKKKLRRAISIALDQEEFIEIFTNGRGVAAMTPIPPKIFGYEEGSAGINPLTHEWDATLQRPKRKSLDEAKRLLKEAGYPDGRDKTGRPLTITFDNAWTGAESAQHINWYIKQFAKLGISLVNRTTDGNRFQEKMTNGDFQFAFWGWNADYPDPENFMFLLYGPNGKVKFKGENGANYSSAEFDRLFKIMENMDNSGERLEIIRRMNEIAREDAPWAFGYHPVSFTLKHGWAGNYKPNAMANNEMKYYGLDALERAKMRDAWNRPVVWPVIAVLLLLVISALPAIMAVKKKFGAQAKRN, from the coding sequence ATGCGCATTTCATCCAAAATACGCCTCATCATAATAATCGCGTCCTTTGCGGCGCTAAATAGCTGCACGCCCAATAACCCGTACAGAAGCGAGGAAAAACACGAGAACACCCTCTACTCGACCTTCGACGAGGTCCCAAAGCACATGGACCCGGCCAGATCGTACAGCGAAAACGAATACGCAATCATCGCGCAGATATACGAACCCCCGCTCGAATACCATTACCTTAAACGCCCGTACGAGCTGATACCCCTTACTCTTACAAAGCTTCCGGAGCCCGCGTACTACGACAAGGCAGGCAAAAGGCTTGGCAGCAATGCAACGCCCGAGGCAGTTGCCAGGGCAGAGTACGACCTTATAATCAAAAAAGGCCTCATGTACCAGGACCACCCGGCACTTGCAAAGAACGCGGACTCTACGCCCGTGTACGCGAACATAAAGGCATCGGAGCTAAGGGGCATAAACGGCCCGGACGATTTTAAGCTCAAGGCAACGCGCGAGCTTACGGCAGACGACTACATATACGCAGTGATGCGGCTTGCGGACCCGAAGATAGGCTCGCCGATTGCGCCGATACTGTCGCAATACATTCTCGGGTTCGACGAATTCTCGGCCTCTGTTGGGAAGGAAATAAAGGCAATACGCGAGGAAAGAAAAAAGGCAGCCGGAGCAACATACAACAGGACAGAGGACGAAAAGAAAAATCCCATAAGAATCGACTACTCAAAGCACGAGTTCAAGGGGCTAAAGAAAACCGGCACGCATTCATTCAAGATAATACTCAAGCGAAAGTACCCGCAGTTCTCGTACTGGCTGGCGATGCCGTTCTTCGCGCCAATGCCGAAGGAGGCAGACGTTTTCTACAATCAGCCTGCGCTTGCCGATAAGAACATCACCCTCGACCGCTTCCCCATAGGCACGGGCCCGTACTTCATGAAAACGCTCAACCCGAGAAAGGAAATAGTGCTTGAGAAAAACCCGCACTACTCAAACGGCTTTTACCCAACAGAGGGCGAGGCCGGGGATAAGGAAGCAGGGCTTCTTAAAGACGCGGGCAAACCGCTCCCGCTCGTAAGCAAAATAGTGATGAAGCTCGAAATCGAGGCGATTCCGCGGTGGAATAAATTCCTGCAGGGCTACTACGACCTCTCGGGCATAACCTCCGACAGCTTCGATGCCGCAGTGGCCTTTGGCGGTAAAGGCGTAGTCGAGCCATCTGATGAGATGAAGAAAAAGGGCATCGCCCTTGTTACACTCGTAAAGCCAAGCAGTTACTTTCACATCTTCAACATGAACGATAAGACAGTTGGCGGATATTCCGAAGAAAAGAAGAAACTTCGCCGGGCGATATCCATTGCCCTTGACCAGGAAGAATTCATTGAGATATTCACAAACGGCAGAGGGGTGGCGGCGATGACGCCGATACCGCCCAAAATATTCGGGTATGAAGAGGGCAGCGCGGGCATTAACCCGCTAACGCATGAATGGGACGCTACGCTGCAAAGGCCGAAGAGAAAATCCCTTGACGAGGCAAAGCGCCTTCTAAAGGAGGCCGGCTACCCGGACGGCCGCGATAAGACAGGCCGCCCCCTCACCATCACCTTCGACAACGCATGGACAGGGGCCGAATCCGCGCAGCACATAAACTGGTACATAAAGCAGTTTGCCAAGCTCGGCATAAGCCTCGTTAACCGCACGACCGACGGTAACCGCTTTCAGGAGAAAATGACGAACGGCGACTTCCAGTTCGCCTTCTGGGGCTGGAACGCCGACTACCCGGACCCCGAGAACTTCATGTTCCTACTCTACGGCCCAAACGGCAAGGTAAAGTTCAAGGGCGAGAACGGCGCTAACTACTCGAGCGCCGAGTTCGACCGGCTCTTTAAGATAATGGAGAACATGGACAACTCAGGCGAGCGCCTCGAGATAATACGGCGCATGAATGAAATAGCGAGAGAAGACGCTCCATGGGCCTTCGGATACCATCCGGTAAGCTTCACCTTGAAGCACGGCTGGGCAGGAAACTATAAGCCAAACGCCATGGCAAATAACGAGATGAAATACTACGGCCTCGACGCTTTAGAGCGCGCAAAGATGCGCGATGCATGGAACCGCCCGGTCGTGTGGCCGGTAATCGCAGTACTTCTGCTTCTCGTGATATCGGCGCTCCCGGCCATAATGGCCGTGAAGAAAAAATTCGGCGCCCAGGCAAAAAGGAACTGA
- the queD gene encoding 6-carboxytetrahydropterin synthase QueD encodes MYELTIETHFAAAHNLRGYEGACERLHGHNWRVEVMVTAEKLDSIDMAVDFKILKKKANEVVESLDHRYLNEIAPFDKINTTAENIARIIYERLALAINDGNVKVAKVRVWESEKAAAAYSE; translated from the coding sequence ATGTATGAACTTACGATAGAAACCCATTTTGCCGCGGCGCATAACCTTAGAGGCTATGAGGGCGCGTGCGAGCGGCTGCACGGCCATAACTGGAGGGTCGAGGTCATGGTCACGGCAGAAAAGCTCGATTCGATAGACATGGCAGTGGACTTCAAGATACTAAAGAAAAAAGCAAACGAGGTCGTTGAATCGCTCGACCACCGCTACTTAAACGAGATTGCTCCGTTCGATAAGATAAACACCACTGCCGAGAACATCGCCCGCATCATATACGAGAGGCTTGCCCTTGCCATAAACGACGGCAATGTGAAGGTGGCAAAGGTTAGAGTTTGGGAGAGTGAGAAGGCGGCGGCAGCGTATTCTGAGTAG
- a CDS encoding DUF4197 domain-containing protein, whose amino-acid sequence MRKTVIFAAVMFLACVWSVPSYAGDDWLKKGLEKVGTKKKGSAPAELSEEKVIAGLKDALKVGTGNTVQRTGKEDGYFKNPDIKIPMPEELKKAESVLRKTGQGDKADEFILSMNRAAEAAAPEAKAIFLDAITKMTFADAKKIYKGDDTAATEYFKGKTTEPLTAAFTPIVKNSTNKYEVTKKYKKFASKNEKLIKLAGGKPFDPDEYVTKKALEGLFKILGEEEKKIRKDPAARVTDLLKEVFGR is encoded by the coding sequence ATGAGAAAAACGGTAATATTTGCGGCAGTTATGTTTTTGGCGTGCGTTTGGTCTGTCCCTTCTTATGCCGGGGATGATTGGTTAAAGAAGGGGCTTGAGAAGGTAGGCACGAAGAAAAAGGGCAGCGCCCCGGCCGAGCTTTCGGAAGAAAAGGTCATTGCAGGCTTAAAGGATGCGCTAAAGGTCGGCACAGGTAATACCGTCCAAAGGACGGGTAAGGAGGACGGGTACTTCAAAAACCCGGACATAAAAATCCCTATGCCGGAAGAGCTTAAAAAGGCAGAGAGTGTTCTTAGAAAGACAGGGCAGGGTGATAAGGCAGATGAGTTCATACTTAGTATGAACCGCGCAGCCGAGGCCGCGGCCCCGGAGGCAAAGGCCATATTCCTGGACGCGATAACGAAGATGACCTTTGCGGACGCAAAAAAGATATATAAAGGTGACGACACTGCCGCAACCGAGTACTTTAAAGGCAAGACAACCGAGCCGCTAACCGCCGCATTTACGCCGATAGTAAAGAACTCGACCAACAAGTACGAGGTAACGAAGAAGTATAAGAAGTTCGCCAGTAAGAACGAAAAGCTCATAAAGCTTGCCGGAGGTAAACCATTCGACCCGGACGAGTATGTGACGAAGAAGGCGCTCGAGGGGCTTTTTAAAATACTTGGCGAGGAAGAAAAGAAAATCCGCAAAGACCCGGCAGCACGGGTGACCGACCTGTTAAAAGAAGTTTTTGGGCGGTAG
- a CDS encoding tetratricopeptide repeat protein yields MVITKIVKVIFLSLLPVFALASVAHAGGVVVEGVYPAVKQETPQVAEKRALENARRQLEKHVEPRLKEYLKGKNITLDAAQLRMFSFFITDIAKSSVETRSSEKGLEYVATVELKERDFFEVEWMIERRFEHYGLYADDFDFILKTYAKNQKETEAIKSKLQSDKGNGEALKRLKALERSFEGNYLLELGFWYQIRAQHVEAVDVLRGALERDKKNLLAYVYLVRAYDDGKKYAEAREFIKAGFKEYPGSARLYWERGYVSLEEEKYEDAIKDFTIAIEKAPQYITLYDNRGTAYAYLEKYDLAIKDISVLVDRLGSDAGLLALAYAVRGSFYAKKEMYDKALADFDKAVRLAPGDPYILFGRAMGNIVAGRKSAGKVDMNTALEKNEFGAFILLGGESAGVKLPVIRIMERVNEYVATQKYSEAIELLKKEKRGVFLPLDLMLPRLYVVLGRETNEHILQLLDTIEFMSRPYKELQLGRYPRMEKTLTTQFMSVDSEVAYLKMIVYAKKNDCEGALKYGERYLGIPVENKVVTSVKNAYAVLSGCKEAAGDFESALDYFAKGYDTEGVSGKEKVAIALRAGNINLQRKNIKEAIRWFNMPLQDKSVSGRAERDFFLSEIRLRIDENGLSDNKELKAFLEDIGKE; encoded by the coding sequence ATGGTCATTACTAAAATAGTCAAGGTGATTTTTTTGTCGCTGCTCCCGGTGTTCGCATTGGCCTCTGTTGCCCATGCAGGCGGAGTGGTTGTCGAAGGGGTGTATCCTGCCGTAAAGCAGGAAACGCCGCAGGTTGCCGAGAAACGCGCTTTGGAAAACGCAAGGAGGCAGCTGGAAAAACATGTCGAGCCAAGGCTCAAGGAATATCTGAAAGGTAAAAATATTACCCTTGATGCCGCGCAGCTCAGGATGTTTTCATTCTTTATAACGGATATTGCGAAGAGCAGCGTTGAGACGCGTAGCAGCGAAAAAGGGCTCGAATATGTGGCCACGGTCGAGCTTAAGGAAAGGGATTTTTTTGAGGTCGAATGGATGATAGAGCGGCGTTTTGAGCATTATGGTCTTTATGCCGATGACTTTGATTTTATACTCAAGACTTATGCGAAAAATCAAAAAGAAACAGAGGCAATAAAGTCAAAACTGCAAAGCGACAAAGGAAACGGTGAGGCATTGAAAAGGCTTAAGGCTCTGGAGCGTTCATTCGAGGGTAACTACCTTCTGGAGCTGGGATTTTGGTATCAGATAAGAGCGCAGCATGTCGAGGCTGTCGATGTGTTGCGTGGAGCACTTGAGCGCGATAAAAAGAATTTGCTTGCATATGTATATTTGGTCAGGGCGTACGATGATGGGAAAAAATACGCGGAAGCCAGGGAGTTTATAAAGGCGGGTTTCAAGGAGTACCCTGGAAGCGCAAGGCTGTATTGGGAACGTGGGTACGTATCTTTGGAAGAAGAAAAGTATGAAGATGCTATAAAGGATTTTACGATAGCGATAGAAAAGGCACCACAATATATAACTTTGTACGATAATAGGGGAACGGCCTATGCTTATCTTGAAAAGTATGATTTGGCCATCAAAGATATTTCCGTACTTGTGGATCGGCTTGGAAGCGATGCCGGTTTGCTTGCGCTAGCTTATGCGGTACGCGGATCTTTTTATGCGAAAAAAGAAATGTATGATAAAGCCTTGGCAGATTTCGATAAGGCGGTAAGACTGGCCCCAGGTGATCCTTATATTTTGTTTGGCAGGGCGATGGGTAATATTGTCGCAGGTCGTAAGAGCGCTGGAAAGGTTGATATGAATACTGCACTTGAAAAGAATGAATTTGGGGCGTTTATTTTGCTTGGAGGAGAATCTGCCGGAGTAAAATTGCCGGTTATAAGGATTATGGAGCGCGTAAATGAGTATGTTGCCACACAAAAATATTCAGAGGCCATTGAGTTGTTAAAGAAAGAAAAGCGAGGAGTGTTTTTGCCGCTGGATTTGATGTTGCCGCGTCTTTATGTCGTTTTGGGGAGAGAAACGAATGAGCATATTTTGCAGCTTCTCGATACTATAGAGTTCATGTCGCGTCCTTATAAAGAGTTGCAATTGGGGCGGTATCCACGGATGGAAAAAACTTTGACGACACAGTTTATGTCGGTTGATTCCGAGGTGGCCTATTTAAAGATGATAGTATATGCCAAGAAAAATGACTGCGAAGGCGCTTTGAAATATGGAGAACGTTATTTAGGTATTCCTGTAGAGAATAAAGTAGTAACGAGTGTTAAAAATGCTTATGCTGTGCTTAGTGGCTGTAAGGAGGCTGCTGGAGACTTCGAGAGCGCATTGGATTATTTTGCGAAGGGATATGACACGGAAGGTGTGTCTGGAAAGGAAAAGGTAGCCATTGCGTTGCGTGCCGGAAATATTAATTTGCAGCGTAAAAATATAAAAGAAGCCATTCGTTGGTTTAATATGCCGCTACAGGACAAGTCGGTTTCAGGACGGGCCGAGAGAGATTTCTTTTTGTCTGAGATACGGTTGAGAATCGATGAGAATGGTTTGTCGGATAATAAGGAACTAAAGGCCTTTCTCGAAGATATAGGAAAAGAGTAG
- the folE2 gene encoding GTP cyclohydrolase FolE2: protein MPIKAKKYAKPLKDVQSLPDARNIDINKVGVKDIRYPIVVLDKKNKSQQTVASVNMYVDLPRHFKGTHMSRFVELLNEHRGEITVKKFPEILKRMKKRFDANTAHLEVEFPYFIEKAAPVTRAKGLMEYRCRLSGSLAEKHDFVLEISVPVSTLCPCSKEISERGAHNQRGVIRVRARFTKFVWIEDIIKAVEESASSPVYSILKRADEKYVTERAYDNPMFVEDIVRETSINLGKLKGIAWASIEAENWESIHNHSAYAYLETDYTSKKGR from the coding sequence ATGCCAATAAAAGCTAAAAAGTATGCAAAGCCTTTGAAAGACGTCCAGAGTTTGCCGGACGCGCGGAACATCGATATCAATAAGGTGGGCGTCAAAGACATCCGCTACCCAATCGTCGTGCTCGACAAGAAAAACAAGAGCCAGCAGACAGTTGCCTCGGTGAACATGTATGTCGATTTGCCGCGCCACTTTAAGGGCACGCACATGAGCCGCTTTGTCGAGCTTTTAAACGAGCACAGGGGCGAGATAACGGTAAAGAAGTTCCCCGAGATATTAAAGCGCATGAAAAAGCGTTTTGACGCCAACACCGCGCACCTCGAGGTCGAGTTCCCGTACTTCATCGAAAAGGCCGCGCCTGTGACGCGCGCAAAGGGCCTGATGGAGTACCGCTGCCGTCTCTCGGGCTCTCTTGCCGAAAAGCATGATTTTGTCCTCGAGATAAGCGTTCCTGTAAGCACTCTTTGTCCGTGCTCAAAGGAGATAAGCGAGAGGGGCGCGCACAACCAGAGGGGCGTTATACGCGTAAGGGCGCGTTTTACGAAGTTCGTGTGGATAGAGGATATAATAAAGGCGGTGGAAGAGTCGGCAAGCTCGCCTGTTTATTCGATACTAAAGCGAGCCGATGAAAAGTACGTTACCGAGCGCGCCTATGATAACCCCATGTTCGTCGAGGACATAGTGAGGGAGACCTCCATTAACCTCGGTAAGCTAAAAGGCATTGCGTGGGCCTCGATAGAGGCGGAGAACTGGGAGAGCATCCACAACCACAGCGCGTACGCGTACCTCGAGACGGATTATACTTCGAAAAAAGGCAGGTAG